CCAGGTCCCATTGCCCTTCCTGAATCGCGTTTTGACCAGTCGACCTATTGGGGCCGGGTGCGTCATTGTGCCCAGATCTCGGATCCGTCCATGCTGCTGACCACTGAGGCCGACCTGGCCAAGGCCAGGTCGGTCGTCAGCGATTATCGTCACGGTTTGTTGACAAGCGCAACTCCGGCCTTTTGGAAGGCCAAGAAACAACTGGATTCGACTGTGCATCCGGACACTGGCGAGACAGTGTTTCTACCGTTCAGGATGTCTTGCAACGTGATTTCCAACTTGTTGGTCACGGCAGGGATGCTGACTCCCGGTCTGGGGACTGCCGGCACGCTGTTCTGGGCTAACCAATCGCTGAACGTGGCAGTGAACTCCGCAACCGCAAACAAATCGGATCCGATGTCCACAAGGCAGCTGGTCACCAACTACACTGTGGCGGTGTCGGCGTCGTGCGGTGTGGCTGTTGGGTTGAACAGACTGGTGCCAAGACTGAAGAATATCACTCCCAACACCAGGCTGGTCTTGGGGCGACTGGTGCCGTTTGCAGCGGTGGTCAGCGCAGGGATAGTCAATGTCTTTCTGATGAGAGGCAATGAGATTCGAAATGGGATCAGTGTGTTCGAACAGAACGGCGACGAAGTCGGGAAGTCCAGGAAGGCTGCCCTGTTGGCCGTGGGGGAAACTGCGTTAAGCAGAATCATCAACGCCACTCCGGTGATGGTCCTACCTCCTCTTGTGCTGTTGAGACTACAAAAAAGCGTGCTGAAGGGTAAACCTGTCTTTGCGCAAAACATGGCAAATCTGGGTTTGGTCGGCGTTACCTTGTTCAGTGTTTTGCCGTTTGCATTGGCTGTATTCCCACAGAAACAGTCCATTGACGTCTCGAAACTGGAGAGTGAATTACATGGGAAGAAGACACACGATGGCAAAAAGGTAAGTTTAGTGTATTTCAACAGGGGGATTTAGATACTGGACACATCCATGCAAATATATAcgtttatatattataagtCAATTTATAAGAAAtgcaaatatttttgtaacAAGCTAGCAAATCCAGGTTATGTTGGACGTTGATGGTAACAAAGCATTATCGATTTCTTCTCTCGAGCTCTCGGTGTTTGTGAACACATTCCTGATCAAGTCAGCGTCGTTTGGTGCGATATCGCTAACATTCACAAAAGAGCAGCCCATCCCACCTAGATCAGTTTCATAAGTACCGTAACAATACTGAGTCTCCAATGTCGATTTGAAATCATCGATCTCTTTTCTCTGGATTCCATGTTTCAAGATTGTTAGTGAACAGCCACCACCGCCTGCGCCGGTAAGTTTAGTCTCACCGATACCCAGTGTGTCACTCAACGATTTGATTGTTTCTAAACCAGGATGGGAAACACCGAGACTCACTAGTAAACCATGATTAACTCGTATCAATTGTAGTAGCTTACTGTAATTTTCTTCCCCATTTTCAGAAAGATGTTCTAGTAAAGCAGTCCCAATGAGAGCCAAGTTCCCCATTGCTCCGAGTATAGGCTTCACAATATCTGGGAAAGTGTTAAAGAGCTCACGGACGTTGTTAACTAGAACTTTAGTTGTCCTTGGGATCTTGGTGTATGATAAAATCATAGGGATTTGTGGGAATTCCAAAAACTTGAAATCAGTCGAGCCGTCTTCTTCCCTCTTGAATAAGACAGCATTACCATAAGTTGCCACTGCGTTGTCAATCCCGGAAGGTGTGCCGTGAATACATGTCTCACCAATAAAAGACCAACTGTT
The window above is part of the Tetrapisispora phaffii CBS 4417 chromosome 7, complete genome genome. Proteins encoded here:
- the ERG12 gene encoding mevalonate kinase (similar to Saccharomyces cerevisiae ERG12 (YMR208W); ancestral locus Anc_8.719), whose product is MSFITSAPGKVIIFGEHSAVYNEPAVAASVSSLRAYTLVERLPGKSSIALNFPDIDFSHEWSHQEIDKLLNSEHGKKLISVAQGDTKNLNQELVDLLDADLLSNLKDSFHYHAAFCFLYLYICLCPSVTGVAFSVKSTLPIGAGLGSSASISVCLALAMLKLGGSITSADCLTENDKKLVNSWSFIGETCIHGTPSGIDNAVATYGNAVLFKREEDGSTDFKFLEFPQIPMILSYTKIPRTTKVLVNNVRELFNTFPDIVKPILGAMGNLALIGTALLEHLSENGEENYSKLLQLIRVNHGLLVSLGVSHPGLETIKSLSDTLGIGETKLTGAGGGGCSLTILKHGIQRKEIDDFKSTLETQYCYGTYETDLGGMGCSFVNVSDIAPNDADLIRNVFTNTESSREEIDNALLPSTSNITWIC
- the FSF1 gene encoding Fsf1p (similar to Saccharomyces cerevisiae YOR271C; ancestral locus Anc_8.720), with translation MASSVPGPIALPESRFDQSTYWGRVRHCAQISDPSMLLTTEADLAKARSVVSDYRHGLLTSATPAFWKAKKQLDSTVHPDTGETVFLPFRMSCNVISNLLVTAGMLTPGLGTAGTLFWANQSLNVAVNSATANKSDPMSTRQLVTNYTVAVSASCGVAVGLNRLVPRLKNITPNTRLVLGRLVPFAAVVSAGIVNVFLMRGNEIRNGISVFEQNGDEVGKSRKAALLAVGETALSRIINATPVMVLPPLVLLRLQKSVLKGKPVFAQNMANLGLVGVTLFSVLPFALAVFPQKQSIDVSKLESELHGKKTHDGKKVSLVYFNRGI